The Elusimicrobiota bacterium genome includes the window GCAGAAGTTTCACTATTAGTGAAGGTTGTGCAGGACTTATTTTTTCCCGATTATTATACATATTAGTCGTCGGTAAATCAATAATACTATGAGTCAAAAAACAGCGTTTTCACGCATTTTTCAGGTTAAAAAGTATATGGAGAGGTGGCCGAGCGGCTGAAGGCGCAGGTCTCGAAAACCTGTAGAGTCTTTTAGGCTCTCGTGGGTTCAAATCCCACCCTCTCCGGGTAATAGGTAAGTTTTGCTGAAATTTGTAAGTTGTAAGCGTGCTCCGACAAATTGGAGCACGACTAAATGGTGATTAAAAATCATCGACTACAAAAACTGAACTGTTTCCTTGACATTTACATATGAATGGGGCTGACCAGATATTAGGATTTCACAATTTCAGAAAAGTGAAATCGTCAGACGGAGGCGAGTATGAAAATCCTTGTGTTGAATTGCAGAATCTATTCTATTGAGTATGAGGTTTTTGAAATGCCGCAGGAAAAAGAATTGTGTAAAGGTATCTTGAACCATATCGGGTTTGATGATACAATACTTACACATACTGTTGGCAATAAAACCGAAAGAATTGTTCAGCAGGTGCTTGACCATCAGAAAGGGCTTGAACTTATTATAGCCACAGTTACAAATTCTAAGTACGGTTGCCTTAAATCCAAAGATGAAATTGATGCTATTGGGCACAGGGTTGTTCACGGTGGATGGACATTCAGAAGTTCTGTGATTGTTGATGAGAATGTAAAAAAAGAGATTTACAAAGACTTTGAACTTGCACCACTTCATAACCCGTATAATCTTAAAGGAATAGAAGTAGCAGAAACACTTCTATCAGGTAAAAAAAATGTTGCAGTATTTGATACTTCATTTCATCAGACAATACCTGAAGTTGCATTCCGATATGCACTGCCTGAACGGTTATATCAGGAATATAAAATCAGACAATACGGGTTTCATGGTATTTCGCATAAATATATTGCTGAACGAACCGCACAACTCTTAAAGAAAAAATCGGCTACTTTAATTTCGTTCCATCTTGGTGCCGGCTGTTCTGCATGCGCAATCAGAGATGGGAAATCTGTAGATACTTCTATGGGATTTACACCGCTTGAAGGGCTTGTTATGACTGATCGTCCTGGTGATGTCAGTTCTGGCGTTATTCTGTATCTTTTGAGAAGTGGCTGGACATTGAGCGAACTTGAAATGTGTCTGAATAAAGAAAGTGGCACCTTTGGGCTTTCAGGAATAAGTACTGAGATGAAAAAAGTGGTTGAATCAGCCCAGAAAGGCAACGAAAATGCGAAACTTGCAATAGATGTGTTTGTCTATAGAGCAAGAAAATATCTCGGCTCATACTGGTTTGTATTAGATGGTGAAGTTGAAGCAATATCGTTTACCGGTGGTATTGGTGAAAACTCGCCGCTTATTAGAGAAAGAATACTTGCAGAACTTGATAAATTCGGAATAAAAATTGATTCAAAAAAAAATGAAAAAGCAATCGGTGTAGAAAATGAAATAAATGATAGCGACTCAAAAGTCAAAGTATTCGTTTTACCGAGAAACGAAAAAATTTTAATCGCAAAAGAAACAATGGAAATAATAAAAGGTTAAAAGCAGGTGAAAGGTAAAAGGTTAAAATGTTCCTATAAAGAGTCAAGCGAAGGATGTTTGGAGTTTGGAGTTTGTCGTTTGTCGTTATATTAGGAGGTTTTTATGTTCATTATCGGTGAAAAGATTAACGGGATGTTTAAAAATGTACGGGAAGCAATCCAGACAAAAAATAAAACAATAATTCAGGAACTGGCAAGACAGCAACTTCTAGCTGGTGCGGATGCGCTTGATGTAAATGTTGGTCCTGCATCCGCGGAACCACTAAAAGATATGGAATGGCTTATTACAACAATTCGGGAAACTACTGATAAACCGCTCGCTATTGACACAACAAAATTAGATGTTATGGAAAAAGGGCTTTCAATCGCCGGTGCGGGCTCGTTTCTAAATTCAACTTCCGGTCAAAAAGAAAAATTGGATTTACTTCTGCCACTTGCCAAAAAATATAATACAAAAATAATCGCATTAACAATGACGAAATCCGGTGTCCCAGCAAATGCCGAATCACGACTGGAAATAGCAGCGAATATTGTTGCCGCAGCAATAGAACATGGGATAGAACCTGAAAATCTTTATATTGATGCGGTAATACTACCTGTAAATGTTGCGCAAGACCATTCCCGCGCTGTTTTGGAGACAATCAGACAGTGCAAACTTATCTGTGACCCGCCACCCAAGACAATTCTTGGTTTGTCAAATGTTTCGCAGGGAACACTTGACCGTCCGCTGGTTGATAGAACATTTCTCGTAATGGCATTAGCAGCAGGACTTGATGCTGCGATATTAAATCCGCTTGATAAAGAACTGATGGATGCAATGATAACAGCGGAACTTTTACTTGGCAAACAACTTTATTGCGATTCATATCTTGAGGCATACCGAAAAAAATAATATAGAAAGTATGAGTGATACGGTGATAAGTTGATAAGTTGATATGTAAAAACATATTCCGTATTATCGTATAAACATATCACATACAGATGTATGGACACTTGGCTGATAGATTTAAAATTTCAAAATTGTTGAAAATATCACAAACCAAAATTTTTTCTGTAGCAAGTTTTTAGAAAATGGATTTCACAGAATTGAAACAAATTGCTTACAAAGAGTGGGAAAAAATTGTAAACCCGTCAAAGATTCTGATATTCGTAGGGCTTGGAACCTGCGGGAAATCTGCCCAAGCAGAAGAAGTAGAAGCAGTATTGTCCGCACTGTGTAAAAAGAAAAAAGTTGATTTTGAAATAATCCAGGTCGGTTGCATCGGGCTTTGCTATTTAGAACCATTAGTTGAGATAATTAAACCTGCCCAAACACCTGTATACTTTGGTAATCTCACAGTTAAAGAAGTTCCTAGGATTGTTAATTATATTTTGCATAATAAAATTCCACAGAAACTTATTGTTGATGTAAAAAAATTACTGAAATATCAAACCAGAAGAATTCTGAAAAGATGTGGACTTATTAGCCCGGAAAATATCTATCATTACATTGCGAACGATGGATACAGCGGGATAGATTTAGCATTGAAAATGTCGCCGGAAGGAATTATCAACGAAATAAAAAAATCCGGGCTTCGCGGTCGTGGTGGTATTGGTTTCCCGACGGGTAGAAAATGGGAATTATGCCGAAACGCGAATACATACGAATTAGAAAATACGAATAAACACGAATTAAAAAGTATTCGTAGAAATTCGTGTTGTAATTCGCACAAATTCGTGATTTGTAATGCTGAAGAAGGTGAACCTGGCACTTTTAAGGACCGGCTTCTGTTGGAAAGCGACCCGCATTCTGTTATTGAAGGTATGCTTATCGCAGGTTATGCGGTTGGTGCTGAAACTGGCTATATCTATATCAATCATAATTACACAATTGCGATAGATAGAGTCAAAAAAGCAATAGAAGAGGCAACAAAATATGGACTGCTTGGTAGAAATATTTTGGGCTCCCAATTTAATTTCCAGATTTTTGTCACATCTGCCGAAGGCGGTTATGTTTCCGGCGAAGAAACAGCACTTCTGGAATTGCTTTCAGGTAAAAAAAGTATTCCGCGTTCAAGACCGCCATATCCAGTTGAAAAAGGTGTATTCAATATGCCAACAGTTGTGAATAATGTTGAAACATATGCTAATGTGCCACAGATTATATTATATCATACAGAATGGTTCAGACAATGTGGGAATGTAAACAGTAGTGGGACAAAATTATTTTCAGTTTCAGGCGAGGTAAATAGACCAGGTGTAGTAGAATTACCATTAGGTATCCGCTTGAGACGGCTAATTTTTGATATTTGTGGTGGCTTACCGAAAAATAAAAAATTGAAAGCTGTTTCCGTCGGTGGACCTACCGGTGGCTGTGTGCCTAAAAAATATATTGATATATCAGTGGACTTTGATTCACTTTCCGAAATTGATGCTGCGATGGGTTCAGGCGGTATTATTGTTATAGATGAAACACAATCTATGGTTGAACTATGTAAATATTTTGCAAAATTCAATATGAACGAATCCTGTGGAAAATGTAGCCCTTGTAGAATTGGCACGGTGCATTTATTCAATATCTTGAAAAAGATTACAGATGGTAAAGGCACAACCGATGATATAAATAAACTGCAAGAACTTGCAAAAACAATTAAACTAACTGCTTTGTGCGGGTTAGGTCAGTCCGCACCGAATCCGGTAATATCAACATTAAAACATTTTTATTCTGAATATCAAAAAGTTCTATGCCACAAATAAAAGTAATTATTGATGGTAAAAAGATAGAAACTTCTAAAGGGCTAACTGTGTTAGAAACAACGAGACAAAACGGGATTTATATACCATCTGTTTGCTTTCATCCCGACCTTGCACCTTACGGTGGTTGCCGACTGTGTATCGTGGAGATTGACGGTATAAAAGGACTGCCAACAGCATGCACCACATATATTGAAGATGGTATGGTTATCAGAACAAATACTGAACAACTCCAAAATTTACGCCGTCAGGTTTTTGAACTGATTCTGACCGAGCATGATAAATCCTGTACAACCTGTCTGAAAAATTTAAGATGTGAATTACAAACAGTCGCCGCTTATCTGGGAGTTGAATCTTTGTCTTTGCCTTATATAGAAGAAAAAGAAAAAAAATTAACCGTTTTTATAGACGAGCCGTTTTTCAACCGCGATTATAATTTGTGTATTCTTTGTGGAAGATGTGTTCGTATCTGCGAAGAAGTAAGAAAAAACAATGCAGTAGATTTCATATCACGCGGGATTAAAACAGTGCCGGGTACGGCATTTGCCAAAAGACTTCAGGATTCGGATTGCGAATTCTGTGGTGCATGTGTGGATATTTGCCCGACGGGCGCACTTTTAGAAAAGGATTTTTACGAAACATTAAATCCGGACAGAACTGTGACAACAATCTGTCCCTACTGCGGTGTCGGATGTTCAATAAAACTGGAAATAAAAAATGAGAAAATTATCAGAGTCACACCTGACTTAAACGGTCCGGTAAACAAAGGGCAGTTATGTGTGAAAGGGCGATTCGGTATAAAAGAGTTCGTGCATCATAAAGAACGGCTTACAAAACCACTTGCGAAACAACCTGATGAAAGTTTTAAGCAAATTTCATGGCAGGAAGCACTGAATTTGGTTGCTGAAAAAATTCCAGAATATAAAGGTGATAAAATCGCAGTTATGTCGTCAGCAAAATGTACAAACGAAGAAAATTATATAATACAGAAATTTACACGAACGGTATTGAAAACCAATAACATTGACCACTGTGCCCGACTCTGTCATGCACCGACTGTTGTAGGTTTAGCGCAAACACTCGGCTCAGGTGCGATGACCAATTCAATTTCTGAGATTGCGGATGCTAAAACTATTCTGTCAATTGGTTCTAATTCTACATCTACTCATCCTGTGATTGGCTTAAAAATAAAAAAAGCAGTTGATAACGGTGCCAAACTGATAGTTATCAATCCA containing:
- a CDS encoding acetate kinase, whose amino-acid sequence is MKILVLNCRIYSIEYEVFEMPQEKELCKGILNHIGFDDTILTHTVGNKTERIVQQVLDHQKGLELIIATVTNSKYGCLKSKDEIDAIGHRVVHGGWTFRSSVIVDENVKKEIYKDFELAPLHNPYNLKGIEVAETLLSGKKNVAVFDTSFHQTIPEVAFRYALPERLYQEYKIRQYGFHGISHKYIAERTAQLLKKKSATLISFHLGAGCSACAIRDGKSVDTSMGFTPLEGLVMTDRPGDVSSGVILYLLRSGWTLSELEMCLNKESGTFGLSGISTEMKKVVESAQKGNENAKLAIDVFVYRARKYLGSYWFVLDGEVEAISFTGGIGENSPLIRERILAELDKFGIKIDSKKNEKAIGVENEINDSDSKVKVFVLPRNEKILIAKETMEIIKG
- a CDS encoding dihydropteroate synthase: MFIIGEKINGMFKNVREAIQTKNKTIIQELARQQLLAGADALDVNVGPASAEPLKDMEWLITTIRETTDKPLAIDTTKLDVMEKGLSIAGAGSFLNSTSGQKEKLDLLLPLAKKYNTKIIALTMTKSGVPANAESRLEIAANIVAAAIEHGIEPENLYIDAVILPVNVAQDHSRAVLETIRQCKLICDPPPKTILGLSNVSQGTLDRPLVDRTFLVMALAAGLDAAILNPLDKELMDAMITAELLLGKQLYCDSYLEAYRKK
- a CDS encoding NADH-ubiquinone oxidoreductase-F iron-sulfur binding region domain-containing protein, yielding MDFTELKQIAYKEWEKIVNPSKILIFVGLGTCGKSAQAEEVEAVLSALCKKKKVDFEIIQVGCIGLCYLEPLVEIIKPAQTPVYFGNLTVKEVPRIVNYILHNKIPQKLIVDVKKLLKYQTRRILKRCGLISPENIYHYIANDGYSGIDLALKMSPEGIINEIKKSGLRGRGGIGFPTGRKWELCRNANTYELENTNKHELKSIRRNSCCNSHKFVICNAEEGEPGTFKDRLLLESDPHSVIEGMLIAGYAVGAETGYIYINHNYTIAIDRVKKAIEEATKYGLLGRNILGSQFNFQIFVTSAEGGYVSGEETALLELLSGKKSIPRSRPPYPVEKGVFNMPTVVNNVETYANVPQIILYHTEWFRQCGNVNSSGTKLFSVSGEVNRPGVVELPLGIRLRRLIFDICGGLPKNKKLKAVSVGGPTGGCVPKKYIDISVDFDSLSEIDAAMGSGGIIVIDETQSMVELCKYFAKFNMNESCGKCSPCRIGTVHLFNILKKITDGKGTTDDINKLQELAKTIKLTALCGLGQSAPNPVISTLKHFYSEYQKVLCHK